The following DNA comes from Phytohabitans rumicis.
CGGCGTCACCGTCGCCGTACGCCCCGGCGAGCTCGTCGCCGTGATGGGGCCGTCCGGCTCCGGCAAGTCCACCCTGCTCAACCTCGCCGGCGGCCTGGACCGGCCCAGCAAGGGCGGCGTCTTCGTCGAGGGCCAGCTCCTCGGCGAGCTGTCCAAGCGGCGGCTCGCCGCCGTACGCCGGCGCTCGGTCGGCTACGTCTTCCAGGACCTCAACCTGCTGCCCAGCCTCACCGCCGTGGAGAACGTCGCGCTCCCCCTGGAGCTGGACGGCACCAGCGTGCGGGCGGCCCGCCGGCTCGCCCTCGCCTCGCTGGAGGAGGTGGGCCTCGCCGACCTGGGCCCGCGCTTCCCCGACGAGATGTCCGGGGCCAGCAGCAGCGGGTGGCGATCGCCCGGGCGCTGGTCGGCGACCGCCGGCTGGTGCTCGCCGACGAGCCGACCGGGGCGCTGGACTCGCAGACCGGAGAGGCCGTGCTGCGCCTGCTCCGCGCCCGGGTCGACGCGGGCGCCGCGGGGGTGCTCGTGACGCACGAGGCGCGGCACGCCGGCTGGGCCGACCGCGTGGTGTTCCTGCGCGACGGCGTCGTGGTCGACACCTCGGGCCCGCTGACCCAGGCCGAAGAGCTGCTGGAGCCCGTCTCATGAGCGCATGGCGCACCGCGATGCGCATCGCGTGGCGGGAGTCCCGCCGGGCCAAGGGCCGCTCGGCGCTGGTGATCGCGATGATCGCGCTGCCCGTGTTCGCGCTGTCGTTCGCCGCCGCGTCGTACGACATGTTCCGGCTCACGCCCGAGGAGAAGGTGACGCGCCAGCTCGGCGCCGCCGACGCGCTGATCCGGTGGGAGACCACCGGGCCGCTCGAGCAGGACCCGACCGGCCAGGGCTGGTCCACGTCGACCGAGCCGCGGCAGGACGTCGTATCGGAGAAGGACATGCTGGCCGCGCTGCCGCCCGGCAGCCGGGTGACGCCGACGCAGGACGGCATCGTCGAGCTGCGCACCGCGACCGGCGTCGGCAGCCTCAACAGCGCCGGCCTGGACCTCACCAGCCCGCTGGTGAGCGGCCGGGTGAAGCTGCTCGACGGCCGCGCCCCGGCCAGCGACGGCGAGGTGGCCATCACCGAGAAGGCCGTGGGCCGGCTGGGTGCCCAGATCGGCGACACCATCCAGAACCCGGACGGCACCAAGTCGTGGACGGTCACCGGGATCGTCGAGTTCCCCGACGAGCTGTACCAGACGGTCGTGTTCCGCCCCGGTGCGGTCCCCAGCGAGAACGGCCAGTTGTACGCCGCCAACCAGTGGCTGTGGGACGCCCCCCGGCCGGTGAACTGGGAGCAGGTCAAGCAGCTCAACCTGCGCGGGATGATGATCATCTCGCGGGCGGTCCTGCTGGACCCCCCGCCCGCCGATGCGAGCGGGGTCGGGTACGAAAGCTCCAACGTGAACGGTGACGCCATCGCGATCAGCGGACTGATCGCCGGCCTCGGCATCCTGGAGATCGTCCTGCTGGCTGGCCCGGCGTTCGCGGTGGGCGCCCGCCGCCGGCGGCGCGACCTCGGTCTCATCGCCGCCAACGGGGGTACGCCGGCACACCTGCGCCGCATCGTGCTGGCCGACGGCATCGTGCTCGGCGCGCTCGGCGCCGCCGCCGGGCTGGTGCTCGGCCTCGCCCTGGCCTTCATCGCCCGGCCGCTGGTGGAGGTACACCTGGTCCAGGCGCGGGCCGGCGGCTACCGGATCTTCCCGTTGGCGCTCGCCGGCATCACCCTCCTCGCCATCGGCACCGGGCTGCTGGCCGCGCTCGTACCGGCGTTCACGGCGGCCAAGAGCGACGTGGTCGCGGCCCTGACCGGCCGGCGCGGAGCGGTCCGGTCGCGCAAGCGCTGGCTGTTCACCGGCCTCGCGATGGTCGTCGCCGGCGTGGCCGTCACGGTGTTCGGCGCCCAGCGGGTGAACGTCAACGTCATCCTGGCCGGCCTCGTCGTCGGCGAGCTGGGCATCGTGCTGTGCACGCCCACGCTGGTCGGTCTGATCGCCCGGCTGGGCCGGGTGCTGCCGCTCACCCCGCGGATCGCGCTGCGCGACACCGCGCGCAACCGGGCCGCCGCGGCGCCCGCCATCGCCGCCGTGATGGCCGCGGTCGCCGGGAGCGTCGCCGTCGGCGTCTACTTCAGCGCCGACGAGGAACGCAACGACTCGGAGTACGCGGAGTTCATGCCGCACGGCCACGCCTACATCCACTTCGACCCGCGCTACGTCGGGCCCAACAGCAAGCCGGACGACGAGCCGAAAGCGCCACCCGCCATGCAGAGCGTCGCGGCCCTCGCCCGCGACACGCTGCCGGTCCGCGACGCGGTCGTGGTGGCCGAGATCGCCTGCCCCGCGGGGACCCCGGCCGACGTCTACTGTGGCCTGTCGCCGCGGATGCCGAAGGACCGCGAGTGCCCGTGGTTCGACGACACCGGCGGGCCACTGAGCCGGGACGAGCAGCGCCAGGCCGTCCGTGACCCGCGCTGCCAGTCCGACGGCGGCTGGTACAACGCCTCGTACGGCGGCCTCATCGCCACTCCCGACGCCGTGCCGGCGCTGATCGGGGCGACCGGCGACGACCTCGCCCGGGCCCGGGCGACCATCGAGGCGGGCGGGGTGCTGGTCAACGACGAGCGCTACCTGGTCGACGGGAAGGTCACCCTGGAGATCTACGACGCCCGCCAGGGCGACGGCACCACGACCGAGGAGGACCGCGACCGGCTGCCCACCGTGACCGTTCCCGGGTACGCGCCGACCACCGGGACGCGACCGCCCTCCGCGATCCTGTCGGCGGGTGCGGCACGCGCCGCGAACATGGCGCAGCAGGAGAACAGCGTCGTGGTGGCCACCACCCGGATGCCCACGCAGGCGGAGCAGGACCGCCTCAACGGTGCGCTGCGCGGCCTCAGCGAGCAGTTCAGCCTGACCGTCGAGCGCGGGCCGGACCGGTCGTCCGACCCCACGCTGCTGATCCTCGCCGCCGCGGCCGGGCTCATCACGCTGGGCGCGGCCGGCATCGCCACCGGCCTGGCCGCCGCCGACGGCCGGGCGGATCTGGCCACCCTCGCCGCCGTCGGCGCCAGTCCGGGGGTACGCCGCCGGCTGTCGTTGAGCCAGTCGGGGGTGATCGCCGGGTTGGGCTCGGTGCTCGGCGTGGTCGCCGGTCTGGGCGCGTCGGCCGCCGTGCTGACCGCGTACAACCAGGCGAGCGCGGACCGGTGGCCCCAGCAGACGCCGTACCCGATCGCCGTCCCCTGGGAGCCGCTGGTGGTCGTCCTGTTGGTCCCGCTGGTCGCCATGCTCGGCGCCGGCCTCCTGACCCGCTCCCGCCTCCCGGTAGAAACCCGCCGCACCTAAATGCAAGGAAGGGCACCTTGTTATCGCTTTTTGCATAGCAAGGTGCCCTTCCATGCATCTACAGTTTCTGGAGTTTCTGGTCCATGAGAGCTTTGACGCGCCGGCTGGGGCACGGGCGCTGGTTCGCCCGCGCCATGTCCGCCCTGGTCCCGCTGGACCGCCTGGTCGGACGGCTCACCCGCGGTCGCGTCGTCGCCCTCGGCCTGGTGCCGTCGATGTTGATCACGACGACGGGGCGCAAGAGCGGCGTACCACGGCAAAATCCCCTCTTGTACGTCCGCGACGGCGACTCCTTCGTGGTCGTCGGCTCGAACTGGGGCAAGACCGCCCAGCCCGCGTGGGCGCTCAACCTCCTCGCCGACCCGACCGCCACGGTGACCCTGAAGGGCACCGACCTCCCGGTACGCGCGACGCTCGCCACCGGCGCCGAACGGGAACGGCTGTGGCAGCTGCTGGTGGCGGAGTGGCCGGCGTACGAGACCTACGTGGAGCGTGCCGGCGGGCGGGACATCCGCATCTTCCGGCTCGCGCCGGACGCCTGATCACGGAAACGTGCCACCAATGGCGGCGGCGCCGGCTCCGGCGGCGAGGCGGCCCCACGATGAACGCATGAAACGCTGGGCCGGACCAACATAAAGTTACCGATCCGCCACAGTGATGCCGGACAATGATCGCCGTGGCGGAGCCAAACCCGTACCTCGCCAATCCGCGGTGGGTGGTCGCGGAGCAGGTGGCCGACGCGGCGCGGCGGCGCTTCCCGGCGGGCGTGCTGGCAATCGGCGTACACGGCTCGCTGGCCCATGGCGACGACACCGACACCAGCGACGTCGACCTCGTGGTGGTGACGTACAAGCCGGGCAGCGGGCCACGGCCGGTCACCCGCCGGGTCGACGGGATCCTCGTGGACCTCGGCGTCGTGGGTGCGGACGAGTACCTGCAGCACGCGCGTACCCTGTCGACCTCGTGGCCGGTGGCCGCGGACCGCTACGTGACCACGCGGCCCATCTACGACCCGAACGGCTGGCTGGAACGCCTGCGCGACACGCACCTCGGCCGGCTGGCCGACGCCAAGTCGCTGGAGTTCACGACGCTGGCCCGGGAGGCGTGGTGCCGGGCCGCCTCGGCGCACGCGCGGGCGATCCGGCTGACCGAGTGGTACGAGACCGACACCGCCCTGCTGATGATCGGCGAGTCGCGGCTGTCCGCCGCCATGGTGGTGGGCCTGCTGTCCCGGACGTACTTCCGCAACAGCGCGGACGCGGTCAAGCGCACCGGTCTGGCCGGCGTCGACATGACCGAGCTGGGCGCGGTCCTGCGCGAGCAGGCGAAGGAGTTGGCCAACCGGGGCCGCCCGGTCGACGCCACGGTCAGCCAGATCTTCGAGGCATGAGTGTTTACCTCCTGGGCCTTTCGACCATCCTCGATCGGTCATACCGTCTGGCCATGGACCTCGAGCTGCGCCACCTCCGCATGGTGTGCACGATCGCGGAGACCGGGAGCCTGACCAAGGCGGCCGCTTCGCTGGGGCTCGCCCAGGCCGCCCTGGCCACGCAGCTCGGGCGCATCGAGCGCGGGCTCGGCGGCCCGCTTTTCGAACGCGACCGCAACGGCGCGCGCCCGACGCCCCTCGGTGAGCTGATCCTCGCCCGGGCCCGGGTGCTTCTGCCCGCGGTCGACGACCTGCACGCCGAGGCGACCCGGCTCACCGACGCCGGGCAGGCCGCCCTCAGCTTCCGGATCGGCGCGACCAACGGACCCATCATGGGCGGGCTCGTGCACCGGCTGACCACGGCGTACCCCGAGGCGACCGTCACGACCCAGACGAACTGGTCGGAGGAGGATCTGGCGGACA
Coding sequences within:
- a CDS encoding FtsX-like permease family protein — protein: MSAWRTAMRIAWRESRRAKGRSALVIAMIALPVFALSFAAASYDMFRLTPEEKVTRQLGAADALIRWETTGPLEQDPTGQGWSTSTEPRQDVVSEKDMLAALPPGSRVTPTQDGIVELRTATGVGSLNSAGLDLTSPLVSGRVKLLDGRAPASDGEVAITEKAVGRLGAQIGDTIQNPDGTKSWTVTGIVEFPDELYQTVVFRPGAVPSENGQLYAANQWLWDAPRPVNWEQVKQLNLRGMMIISRAVLLDPPPADASGVGYESSNVNGDAIAISGLIAGLGILEIVLLAGPAFAVGARRRRRDLGLIAANGGTPAHLRRIVLADGIVLGALGAAAGLVLGLALAFIARPLVEVHLVQARAGGYRIFPLALAGITLLAIGTGLLAALVPAFTAAKSDVVAALTGRRGAVRSRKRWLFTGLAMVVAGVAVTVFGAQRVNVNVILAGLVVGELGIVLCTPTLVGLIARLGRVLPLTPRIALRDTARNRAAAAPAIAAVMAAVAGSVAVGVYFSADEERNDSEYAEFMPHGHAYIHFDPRYVGPNSKPDDEPKAPPAMQSVAALARDTLPVRDAVVVAEIACPAGTPADVYCGLSPRMPKDRECPWFDDTGGPLSRDEQRQAVRDPRCQSDGGWYNASYGGLIATPDAVPALIGATGDDLARARATIEAGGVLVNDERYLVDGKVTLEIYDARQGDGTTTEEDRDRLPTVTVPGYAPTTGTRPPSAILSAGAARAANMAQQENSVVVATTRMPTQAEQDRLNGALRGLSEQFSLTVERGPDRSSDPTLLILAAAAGLITLGAAGIATGLAAADGRADLATLAAVGASPGVRRRLSLSQSGVIAGLGSVLGVVAGLGASAAVLTAYNQASADRWPQQTPYPIAVPWEPLVVVLLVPLVAMLGAGLLTRSRLPVETRRT
- a CDS encoding nitroreductase/quinone reductase family protein, which codes for MRALTRRLGHGRWFARAMSALVPLDRLVGRLTRGRVVALGLVPSMLITTTGRKSGVPRQNPLLYVRDGDSFVVVGSNWGKTAQPAWALNLLADPTATVTLKGTDLPVRATLATGAERERLWQLLVAEWPAYETYVERAGGRDIRIFRLAPDA
- a CDS encoding nucleotidyltransferase domain-containing protein, which translates into the protein MAEPNPYLANPRWVVAEQVADAARRRFPAGVLAIGVHGSLAHGDDTDTSDVDLVVVTYKPGSGPRPVTRRVDGILVDLGVVGADEYLQHARTLSTSWPVAADRYVTTRPIYDPNGWLERLRDTHLGRLADAKSLEFTTLAREAWCRAASAHARAIRLTEWYETDTALLMIGESRLSAAMVVGLLSRTYFRNSADAVKRTGLAGVDMTELGAVLREQAKELANRGRPVDATVSQIFEA